From a region of the Raphanus sativus cultivar WK10039 unplaced genomic scaffold, ASM80110v3 Scaffold2792, whole genome shotgun sequence genome:
- the LOC108819230 gene encoding 60S ribosomal protein L10-1 — MGRRPARCYRQIKGKPYPKSRYCRGVPDPKIRIYDVGMKRKGVDEFPFCVHLVSWEKENVSSEALEAARIACNKYMVKSAGKDAFHLRIRVHPFHVLRINKMLSCAGADRLQTGMRGAFGKALGTCARVAIGQVLLSVRCKDAHGHHAQEALRRAKFKFPGRQKIIVSRKWGFTKFNRADFTKLRQEKRVVPDGVNAKFLSCHGPLANRQPGSAFLPATY, encoded by the exons ATGGGAAGAA GACCGGCTAGGTGTTATCGTCAGATCAAGGGCAAACCCTACCCGAAGTCTCGCTACTGTCGTGGTGTCCCCGATCCCAAAATCAGGATCTACGACGTCGGCATGAAGAGGAAAGGCGTCGACGAGTTCCCTTTCTGCGTCCACCTCGTCTCATGGGAGAAGGAGAACGTCTCGAGCGAAGCTCTCGAGGCCGCGCGTATCGCTTGCAACAAGTACATGGTGAAATCCGCGGGAAAAGACGCGTTCCACCTGAGGATCAGGGTCCACCCGTTCCATGTCCTGAGGATCAACAAGATGCTTTCGTGCGCTGGAGCTGATAGGCTCCAGACCGGTATGAGAGGTGCTTTCGGGAAGGCCTTGGGGACTTGCGCTAGGGTTGCGATCGGGCAGGTGCTCTTGTCTGTGAGGTGTAAGGATGCTCATGGTCACCATGCTCAGGAGGCTCTGAGGAGGGCTAAGTTTAAGTTCCCTGGTCGTCAAAAGATCATCGTCAGCAGGAAAtg GGGTTTCACTAAGTTTAACAGAGCAGATTTTACGAAGTTGAGGCAAGAGAAGCGTGTTGTTCCTGATGGTGTTAATGCTAAG TTCCTCTCATGCCATGGACCTTTGGCTAACCGTCAGCCCGGAAGTGCATTTTTGCCAGCTACCTATTGA